DNA from Bacteroidia bacterium:
TTATTATAAATGGGATTTGGATAAATATTTAATGTACTATAGGAATTAATAGTATTTTCAAAAATCGAATAAATAATAGGTGAAATATTAAATCGAGCAATAAAAGCATCTTGATATCCATTCTTATTTGGTTGCTGATAATTATTTGTCATTGGATCAAATAGTGGAAAGTTTGATGTGGAATTCGTTTGCCCAGTTAAATAAAACCTTTTATTAACAATGTCTACAGTTCCAATTGTTGAAATTTCATCCTCGTTTCCACCATAAAATGTTGACCATACAAGTTGATTATTTGAGTTAAATGCTGAAATAAAACCGTCTCCATAACCCATCCCACTTAACCCCCCTCCAAAGCTGTTTTGAAAAAAAACATTAGGTACATTACATTGAGGAAACTCAATATTAGGATTTGTCGGAGGAGAACATAGTACATTTGAGTATGAACCGGAAGTAATTCCTGTTAAGTATATATTGTTTGCATTATCACAATCTACTTTTTGTAAAGTTGTTGTTGTCCAATTTGCACCATCTATTGTAGGTCCAAATGAAGTTGACCAAGTTAATTCTCTTGATTCAAATTTTGCGATATAACCATTAACTACACCTGATGGTATTAATGGCTGTGTATATGAATTCCCCGATGTTATTTTAGGAAAATAGGTATCTCCCGAATAAACCCCACCCACCATATATATAATGTTAGGATTCGATGGATTTACTGCAATTGAATTAAGAAAAACAGGGCCAAGTGCAGGACCAGAACTGGTTGTAGATTGCTCACTTGATCCGCCAAAATAAGTTGACCATGCTAATTTTCCAGTTTGGTCAAATTCAACAATAATTGCATATGAATATCCAGAGATTTTATTTGGTGACCAATCTTGAGAATGTGCATTACTTCCCGGATCACAATCTGGAAAATAATCAGGACTATTCGGCACATCACATGGTGTATTAGAAGGATTGGAAGATGCTTTTATACTACTTGAAGTACTACCACTTGCATAAACACTGTTATTTGCACCAATTTTTAAATGTGAGAAATCATCTTTACCATTACCACCAAAATATGTACCCCAAATCTGATTATTAGAAATATCAAATTCAGCTATGAATGCGTCTGGAAGTAACTCTGTCGCTGTTGTACTTCCCTGATTATATGCTCCAGCTTTACTCACAATTGGGAAAGAGTTATTACTTTGAGTAATTCCAGCAATATATACATTATCTAAATTATCTATAGCAATACTTCTAACTTGTTCATAATTATCGTATAAACCTCCTCCATTTCCACCAAAATATTTTGAAAAAAGTAAAGTATTACCACCATTATTGAACCGAGTAATATAACCATCATTATTTCCGTTTAATGAACTATTTCCAGCTGGAGAAAGTGAAATATCTCCACTTAAAGTTGTACCTACCATATAAATATCTCCTAATGAATTAATAGCAATATTATAAGCATAGTCATTGTTAATACCTCCATAAAAAGTGCCCCATTCGGGTTTCCCTTGAGGATTAAGTTTAGCTAAAAATGCATCTAATGAACCATTAATTAGGATATCAAAACCACCTATTATATTAGGAAAATTACTGCTTAAGGTGTTTCCACAAAAATATGCATTTCCGACATTGTCAGTAATAATGTCAGTACCAATATCATACCCTGCTCCGCCATAAAATGTTGACCAATCATCACTATTTGATTGTTGGAATTGCATATGTCCTTTATCAACCATAATTACCAATGGGAAATTGCCATTCCAATTGCCTATAATCAAATTTGCTTTGTTCCCACTAACTTGCCATTGAGTTTGCCAGTTTACTGGAACAATTTGTTGACCATAGTTTACCATATAAGCATGTGGTTGTTCAAAAGTAGTACTTCCAATTGCAGAATTAATTTCAAGTTGATTATTTTGGTTAACCTGTAAATGGCTTTGACCATCGAAAAGTAATGAGATGTCTTTAATATTTGCTCCGGGCTTTAAAACGAAATACATTTTTAGACCTGAATTGTTGCTGTAATAATGCAAATCAATATTTGGATAAATGTTTGGTTCAAATAACCTTTCGTAACCTTTTACATTAGTTATTCCTTGTGGGCACTGCGCTAAAAAATAATTTGTATATCCATCGGTTGTGTCAATCGGAAAAATACGTGCAAGTTGATTACAATTTGCAAAAGTCATATCAATGCGTTGTAAGGTGTCTGGAGAATTTTCTGACGTATCAGTTTTCGCAAAAACATAAGATAATCTTGTTGAAGTAAAATATAAACTTGGATATGTGTTTGGCACATAGTATTTTATTTCCGGGATTAAAACATTGTTTGTATTAACTAATTGTCCTTTGTTTTTTATATAACCAAAACTACTTTGACGAGGCTCATTATTTAAGTCGGGAGGACTGTAAACAAAACTTTGAGAAAGTTTAATAGTTGTATAATCAAATTTAGCAACTCCATTATAGGTTTGTCCAGTAAGAAATATTCTTCCTTGAGAATCAATTACCATGTCGGTAGCACCGTCAACTCCATTAGCTTGTCCATTATAGGTTTCGTCCCATTGCATATTTCCGCTTTGATTTAACTGGTATAGAAGCATATCACGGGAATTTCCGGCTTTTACCTCTCCACATATATAAATTGTGTTGTATGGGTCTAAAGCTATTTTATTATTTACCATCGTTCCTAAAATTTTAATCGGGTATTTATTAACCCATAACTGAGAACCTGATGAATTGTATTTTAAAGTATGGTACTCATATTCGTTTCCAGTATTAAGCGATTTACCAGTTATAAATACATTACCGGAATTATCAGAAACAAGAGATGTGCTTAAATCAATAAGACCATATCCATCGTAAGTTTGTGCCCATTGCTGATTACCATTGTTAAGTGTGTACGACACTAATGAATAATTCATGTTTGTAGCAGTTCCAACGCTTCCTGAAACATAAATGTTATTACTGAAATTTGCAATTTTTGCAGGTGTAATAGGCATTGTGATTGCGCTTCCATAGTTTTGAGTCCATAAAACAACACCATTACCAGCATGATAACTTTGAGTAGTTACAGCAAAAGTTCCATTTGCCTGAAAAGAATAACCAGATACAAAAAGACGATTATTTTTCCAGAATACTCCGGTTGCATGATTATCTCCTGTTGTAGTTGCGTTGTATGTTTTAAGCCATGATTGAGTACCGTTTGATAAATATTTAATTGTAAGATAAGAATCATAAGTTCCGGTTTGTTTACTATAACCTACTGTATAAATACTTCCTGAATTATCTATGGTTACGTCTGTAGGTATATCATCACCATTTAAAGTACCGTTATAAATATTCGCAAATAAAAGAATTCCATTAGGGTCGTATTTTATTGTAACAATATCAAAATTACCGTTAATATTTTTGCTTTTACCAACAACAATAATATTTCCTGTTGCATCGAGAGCAATTGCAATTGCTTCATCAACATTATTTGCTATGCCGTTATATTTTTTCACCCAAAGTGTATCTCCCAACTGGTTATATTTAATTGTAGCAAAATTATAATTCTGGCTAACAGTACGAACTGAACCAGTCACATAAATATTACCGTTTGCATCAATAGCCGAAGGAATATTTGTCATATTATCCCTGTCGCTATAATTTTTAACCCATTCCGGTGTAACTACAGTTTGTGCAACAAGATTTAATGCTAATGTGGTTACGAATAAAATTGATATTAATTTTCTCATAATAAAATTTATTATTTTTTGAGTTTGCAATTTTTTAAATTAAAATCTTTAAACAAATATCTAAGGTTTATTTCACATTTGCAAATAAATTTTCACTGACAAGTTTTTTAATTTCAGTATCATACAACCTCCACATATGAGAGTCGAAAAATGAAAAACCTAACCACTAAAAATCAAACTATTTTTTATTTGTTTGATTATGTGTTAATTCAGAACGTTGTTATTTTAGTTTATCTAATATCTCTGAAGATCGCTTTTTATAGCACGAATTGTCACGTATTAGTTCTC
Protein-coding regions in this window:
- a CDS encoding SBBP repeat-containing protein, translating into MRKLISILFVTTLALNLVAQTVVTPEWVKNYSDRDNMTNIPSAIDANGNIYVTGSVRTVSQNYNFATIKYNQLGDTLWVKKYNGIANNVDEAIAIALDATGNIIVVGKSKNINGNFDIVTIKYDPNGILLFANIYNGTLNGDDIPTDVTIDNSGSIYTVGYSKQTGTYDSYLTIKYLSNGTQSWLKTYNATTTGDNHATGVFWKNNRLFVSGYSFQANGTFAVTTQSYHAGNGVVLWTQNYGSAITMPITPAKIANFSNNIYVSGSVGTATNMNYSLVSYTLNNGNQQWAQTYDGYGLIDLSTSLVSDNSGNVFITGKSLNTGNEYEYHTLKYNSSGSQLWVNKYPIKILGTMVNNKIALDPYNTIYICGEVKAGNSRDMLLYQLNQSGNMQWDETYNGQANGVDGATDMVIDSQGRIFLTGQTYNGVAKFDYTTIKLSQSFVYSPPDLNNEPRQSSFGYIKNKGQLVNTNNVLIPEIKYYVPNTYPSLYFTSTRLSYVFAKTDTSENSPDTLQRIDMTFANCNQLARIFPIDTTDGYTNYFLAQCPQGITNVKGYERLFEPNIYPNIDLHYYSNNSGLKMYFVLKPGANIKDISLLFDGQSHLQVNQNNQLEINSAIGSTTFEQPHAYMVNYGQQIVPVNWQTQWQVSGNKANLIIGNWNGNFPLVIMVDKGHMQFQQSNSDDWSTFYGGAGYDIGTDIITDNVGNAYFCGNTLSSNFPNIIGGFDILINGSLDAFLAKLNPQGKPEWGTFYGGINNDYAYNIAINSLGDIYMVGTTLSGDISLSPAGNSSLNGNNDGYITRFNNGGNTLLFSKYFGGNGGGLYDNYEQVRSIAIDNLDNVYIAGITQSNNSFPIVSKAGAYNQGSTTATELLPDAFIAEFDISNNQIWGTYFGGNGKDDFSHLKIGANNSVYASGSTSSSIKASSNPSNTPCDVPNSPDYFPDCDPGSNAHSQDWSPNKISGYSYAIIVEFDQTGKLAWSTYFGGSSEQSTTSSGPALGPVFLNSIAVNPSNPNIIYMVGGVYSGDTYFPKITSGNSYTQPLIPSGVVNGYIAKFESRELTWSTSFGPTIDGANWTTTTLQKVDCDNANNIYLTGITSGSYSNVLCSPPTNPNIEFPQCNVPNVFFQNSFGGGLSGMGYGDGFISAFNSNNQLVWSTFYGGNEDEISTIGTVDIVNKRFYLTGQTNSTSNFPLFDPMTNNYQQPNKNGYQDAFIARFNISPIIYSIFENTINSYSTLNIYPNPIYNNELLNIKFSSEKISTAQVNIYNSLGAIKLKTIEEVVPNENIFSIDVSKLTQGMYLLQVVLEGKVYSNKFIIK